A window of Ipomoea triloba cultivar NCNSP0323 chromosome 2, ASM357664v1 contains these coding sequences:
- the LOC116005577 gene encoding mitochondrial import inner membrane translocase subunit TIM44-2-like has protein sequence MASRKLVRDFLFSKRRPIFHQLLVPHQVGRGATSLRLVQAYGYAGNRQFSVFNEFSQKFKGEFNRNKEFQQSVKELKEKAEELKGVKEDLKTRTKQTTEQLYKHVDGVWTEAESTVKKVYANVEEKVSAAKEEVKETFKFEKQESQGSNVNSDSCSSNSKDTNHSTGEKQQQHQQSDFRDTAETVFGKVRYAASSFTSKVSPSIQKLREAKPIDLAKKGYAIVVDELKGTASKRKHLEAPVESPQANIQRSTRTDVVVLPSKKSRWSKNWEAFKEKMQGHPLFKNIRGASEPVVTKSQEIAEDIRERWETSDHPVVHKIQDLNETVFGESSTAMSFKEIRRRDPTFSLPDFVAEVQEVIRPVLEGFYKGDLELLKKYCSSTMIERCKAEHSAFNSQGYVFDNKILHISEIEVRETKLMGETPIIILAFQTQQVYCLRDKLGSIAEGGKDAIHTVYYAWAMQLVDPEEVGEGAIYPVWRLREMQQFGVAALI, from the exons ATGGCTAGCAGAAAATTAGTTCGGGATTTTTTGTTCTCCAAAAGACGACCCATTTTCCATCAGCTATTAGTACCTCACCAG GTGGGTAGAGGTGCAACAAGTTTAAGGTTGGTCCAGGCATATGGCTACGCGGGTAATCGCCAATTCAGTGTATTCAATGAGTTCTCTCAGAAATTCAAAGGCGAGTTTAACAG AAACAAGGAATTCCAACAGTCAGTCAAGGAACTGAAAGAGAAAGCAGAAGAACTGAAAGGAGTTAAGGAAGATTTAAAAACAAG AACAAAGCAGACTACCGAGCAGTTATACAAGCATGTGGATGGTGTCTGGACAGAGGCTGAGTCTACAGTGAAAAAG GTTTATGCAAATGTGGAGGAAAAGGTTTCTGCTGCTAAAGAAGAG GTCAAAGaaacttttaaatttgagaAGCAAGAATCTCAAGGATCAAATGTTAACTCTGACAGTTGCAGCTCAAATTCCAAAGACACAAATCATTCTACAGGAGAAAAGCAGCAACAGCACCAGCAATCTGATTTTCGTGATACTGCAGAAACAGTTTTTGGCAAGGTTAGGTATGCTGCTTCTTCCTTTACTTCAAAAGTCTCGCCATccatccagaaactaagggaaGCAAAACCGATTGACTTAGCAAAGAAGGGGTATGCTATTGTAGTGGATGAATTGAAAGGTACTGCGAGCAAGAGGAAGCACCTTGAAGCTCCTGTAGAATCCCCACAAGCAAACATTCAGCGGAGCACAAGGACTGACGTTGTTGTTTTACCCTCAAAAAAATCCAGATGGAGTAAGAATTGGGAGGCTTTCAAGGAAAAA ATGCAAGGCCACCCCCTCTTTAAGAACATCAGGGGAGCAAGTGAACCTGTAGTTACAAAGAGTCAAGAG ATTGCAGAGGATATTCGGGAAAGATGGGAGACTAGTGATCATCCTGTGGTTCACAAAATCCAAGA TTTAAATGAAACCGTCTTTGGGGAGTCAAGTACAGCAATGTCATTTAAGGAAATACGCCGCAGAGATCC GACATTCTCTTTACCGGATTTTGTTGCGGAGGTTCAAGAAGTGATCAGACCAGTCCTCGAGGGTTTCTATAAA GGAGACCTTGAATTGCTGAAAAAATATTGTAGCTCCACGATGATTGAGCGGTGTAAAGCGGAGCATAGTGCTTTCAACAGCCAGGGTTATGTTTTTGATAATAAA ATACTTCATATATCTGAAATTGAAGTTCGAGAGACAAAATTGATGGGAGAAACTCCCATCATCATTTTAGCG TTCCAAACACAGCAGGTCTATTGTTTACGCGATAAACTGGGATCCATAGCTGAAGGGGGGAAG GACGCGATTCACACTGTATACTACGCTTGGGCGATGCAACTCGTGGATCCAGAAGAGGTTGGCGAGGGCGCAATTTATCCGGTTTGGCGGCTCAGAGAGATGCAACAGTTTGGTGTTGCTGCCCTTATATAA
- the LOC116009846 gene encoding glutamate receptor 2.8-like isoform X2 — protein sequence MREKNSKRCLSLILAIYLLTSYRELTMANGMNPTKIPVKIGLILDKSSWAGMMGLNCVSFALSDFYASHGHYRTRLVLHFRDSKDSVIGAASAASNLIKDVGVQAIIGPQTSMQANFVISLGDDAKVPIVSFSATSPSLSSLRSKFFIRATLNDSSQVKAISSVIQAFGWRAAVPIYIDTEFGEGIMPYLADALQEVETHIPYRSVIRASATDDELVAELYKLMTMQTRVFIVHMPPTLGIRLFNKAREVGMMSEGYVWIITTGITNHFSLVHPSTHSSMQGVLGIKVHVPKRKKLEKFILRWKRKFPRHSPVDLRVFGLWAYDAARALAIATEEIVAREMNTNNLIDSQDLKSSYFQIVNLMGNKGRGVGFWTPRLGITKKLNAPISEQHDSTKVNIKAIVWPGNVTSIPKGWVIPTNGKKLRIGVPVRSGSNAFVNVIKDPRTGMTTFTGYSIDVFDSVMAMLPYNVPYQYVPFAFPNGSSAGSYDDLVFQVYLGKFDAAAGDITIRANRSKYVDFTQPFIESGITMVVPVKDRRKGAWTFLKPLTWDLWVTSGCFFVFMGFVIWILEHRTNEEFRGSPHQQVGTGFWFSFSIMVFAHKEKVVSHLARFVVIIWCFVVLILTQSYTASLASMLTIQQLEPAVSSVRELTERRENVGYAKGSFIRQLLTMQMNFSESQLKAYDTLDELDDSFSNGGISAAFGEIPYMKLFLAKHCSKYTMVSPTIKTDGFGFVFPIRSPLVPDVSRSILNLTEGGRISGIEKTWFGQQPPCPDESSTMGLSNSLSLHSFWGLFLIVGIASSLAVIIFASILLYQKRRFLKHLRPKDLWRRIGLLSKCFKNSEQNNVEVSSISVHGLPPLTN from the exons atgagagaaaaaaacaGCAAGAGATGCCTATCCCTGATTTTGGCTATTTATCTTCTAACATCATACAGAGAATTGACCATGGCAAATGGCATGAACCCCACAAAAATCCCTGTTAAAATAGGCTTGATTCTTGACAAGAGCTCGTGGGCTGGGATGATGGGGCTTAACTGTGTGTCTTTTGCCCTGTCAGATTTTTATGCTTCCCATGGTCACTACAGGACTAGGCTGGTTCTGCATTTCAGGGATTCCAAAGATAGTGTTATTGGGGCAGCTTCAGCAG CTTCAAACTTGATAAAAGATGTGGGAGTGCAAGCCATCATTGGTCCACAGACATCAATGCAGGCTAATTTTGTAATTAGTCTTGGAGATGATGCTAAAGTGCCCATTGTTTCATTCTCTGCTACAAGCCCCTCCCTTTCCTCACTCAGGAGTAAATTTTTCATCCGGGCCACCTTGAATGACTCATCTCAAGTAAAAGCCATAAGTTCAGTCATTCAAGCTTTTGGCTGGAGGGCAGCTGTCCCTATATACATAGACACCGAGTTTGGAGAAGGCATTATGCCTTACTTAGCTGATGCCCTGCAGGAAGTTGAAACTCACATCCCTTATCGGAGCGTCATTCGTGCCTCTGCCACTGATGATGAGCTTGTAGCGGAGCTTTACAAGTTGATGACGATGCAAACCAGAGTTTTTATTGTGCATATGCCACCAACTCTTGGCATTCGTCTTTTCAACAAAGCCAGAGAGGTCGGAATGATGAGCGAAGGTTATGTCTGGATTATAACTACTGGTATAACTAACCATTTCAGCTTGGTGCATCCTTCTACCCATAGTTCAATGCAAGGGGTCCTAGGAATAAAAGTCCATGTTCCGAAAAGAAAGAAACTTGAAAAGTTTATTCTTCGCTGGAAAAGGAAGTTTCCAAGACATAGTCCTGTAGATTTGAGGGTATTTGGGTTGTGGGCATATGATGCTGCCAGAGCTCTGGCTATAGCTACCGAAGAAATTGTAGCTAGAGAAATGAATACAAACAACCTGATTGACTCACAGGACTTGAAG TCATCATATTTTCAGATAGTGAATTTGATGGGTAACAAGGGGAGAGGAGTTGGATTTTGGACACCAAGGTTGGGGATTACCAAGAAACTGAATGCCCCTATTTCAGAACAACACGATTCTACAAAGGTCAATATTAAAGCCATTGTATGGCCGGGAAATGTTACCTCCATTCCAAAGGGTTGGGTAATACCAACAAATGGCAAGAAGCTCAGAATTGGCGTTCCGGTAAGGAGTGGTTCTAATGCCTTCGTAAATGTGATAAAAGATCCTCGTACTGGCATGACCACATTTACTGGCTACTCTATTGATGTCTTTGATTCTGTGATGGCAATGCTGCCCTACAATGTTCCTTACCAGTATGTTCCCTTTGCTTTTCCCAATGGTAGTAGTGCTGGTTCGTACGATGACTTGGTCTTTCAGGTTTATCTCGGG AAATTTGATGCTGCAGCAGGAGATATAACGATCAGGGCCAACAGGTCTAAATATGTCGACTTTACACAACCATTCATCGAGTCTGGTATTACCATGGTTGTTCCTGTCAAGGACCGGAGGAAGGGAGCATGGACTTTCTTGAAACCATTGACTTGGGATCTTTGGGTGACGAGTGGTTGTTTCTTCGTTTTTATGGGGTTTGTGATATGGATTCTTGAACATCGAACCAATGAGGAATTTCGAGGCTCTCCTCATCAACAAGTTGGCACCGGCTTCTGGTTCTCGTTCTCAATCATGGTGTTTGCTCATA AGGAGAAAGTGGTGAGCCATCTTGCGAGGTTTGTGGTGATCATCTGGTGCTTTGTGGTCCTGATACTAACCCAAAGTTACACAGCTAGCTTGGCTTCGATGCTAACCATTCAGCAGCTCGAGCCCGCTGTTAGCAGCGTGCGCGAGCTGACTGAGAGACGCGAAAATGTTGGCTATGCAAAGGGCTCGTTCATCCGTCAACTATTAACAATGCAGATGAACTTCAGCGAGTCTCAGCTCAAAGCATACGACACCTTAGATGAACTGGATGATTCTTTCTCGAATGGAGGTATATCTGCTGCTTTTGGTGAAATTCCTTACATGAAGCTTTTTCTGGCTAAACATTGCTCCAAGTATACCATGGTCTCTCCAACTATTAAAACCGACGGATTTGGCTTT GTTTTTCCAATTAGATCTCCTCTGGTGCCCGATGTATCACGATCAATCTTGAACCTGACTGAAGGGGGTAGGATATCCGGGATAGAGAAAACCTGGTTCGGGCAGCAACCGCCTTGTCCTGATGAATCAAGCACAATGGGATTATCAAACAGCCTGAGTCTTCACAGCTTCTGGGGTCTATTCCTGATCGTTGGGATCGCTTCATCCCTCGCTGTTATCATATTTGCATCCATCTTACTCTACCAGAAAAGACGCTTCTTGAAGCATTTGCGCCCGAAAGACTTATGGAGAAGAATTGGCTTGTTATCTAAATGCTTCAAGAACTCAGAGCAGAACAATGTTGAGGTTTCATCCATTAGTGTTCATGGATTGCCACCACTCACCAACTGA
- the LOC116009846 gene encoding glutamate receptor 2.7-like isoform X1, whose amino-acid sequence MREKNSKRCLSLILAIYLLTSYRELTMANGMNPTKIPVKIGLILDKSSWAGMMGLNCVSFALSDFYASHGHYRTRLVLHFRDSKDSVIGAASAASNLIKDVGVQAIIGPQTSMQANFVISLGDDAKVPIVSFSATSPSLSSLRSKFFIRATLNDSSQVKAISSVIQAFGWRAAVPIYIDTEFGEGIMPYLADALQEVETHIPYRSVIRASATDDELVAELYKLMTMQTRVFIVHMPPTLGIRLFNKAREVGMMSEGYVWIITTGITNHFSLVHPSTHSSMQGVLGIKVHVPKRKKLEKFILRWKRKFPRHSPVDLRVFGLWAYDAARALAIATEEIVAREMNTNNLIDSQDLKVTSLVSEIGKHLPRALSRARFDGLSGVFDIVNGELQSSYFQIVNLMGNKGRGVGFWTPRLGITKKLNAPISEQHDSTKVNIKAIVWPGNVTSIPKGWVIPTNGKKLRIGVPVRSGSNAFVNVIKDPRTGMTTFTGYSIDVFDSVMAMLPYNVPYQYVPFAFPNGSSAGSYDDLVFQVYLGKFDAAAGDITIRANRSKYVDFTQPFIESGITMVVPVKDRRKGAWTFLKPLTWDLWVTSGCFFVFMGFVIWILEHRTNEEFRGSPHQQVGTGFWFSFSIMVFAHKEKVVSHLARFVVIIWCFVVLILTQSYTASLASMLTIQQLEPAVSSVRELTERRENVGYAKGSFIRQLLTMQMNFSESQLKAYDTLDELDDSFSNGGISAAFGEIPYMKLFLAKHCSKYTMVSPTIKTDGFGFVFPIRSPLVPDVSRSILNLTEGGRISGIEKTWFGQQPPCPDESSTMGLSNSLSLHSFWGLFLIVGIASSLAVIIFASILLYQKRRFLKHLRPKDLWRRIGLLSKCFKNSEQNNVEVSSISVHGLPPLTN is encoded by the exons atgagagaaaaaaacaGCAAGAGATGCCTATCCCTGATTTTGGCTATTTATCTTCTAACATCATACAGAGAATTGACCATGGCAAATGGCATGAACCCCACAAAAATCCCTGTTAAAATAGGCTTGATTCTTGACAAGAGCTCGTGGGCTGGGATGATGGGGCTTAACTGTGTGTCTTTTGCCCTGTCAGATTTTTATGCTTCCCATGGTCACTACAGGACTAGGCTGGTTCTGCATTTCAGGGATTCCAAAGATAGTGTTATTGGGGCAGCTTCAGCAG CTTCAAACTTGATAAAAGATGTGGGAGTGCAAGCCATCATTGGTCCACAGACATCAATGCAGGCTAATTTTGTAATTAGTCTTGGAGATGATGCTAAAGTGCCCATTGTTTCATTCTCTGCTACAAGCCCCTCCCTTTCCTCACTCAGGAGTAAATTTTTCATCCGGGCCACCTTGAATGACTCATCTCAAGTAAAAGCCATAAGTTCAGTCATTCAAGCTTTTGGCTGGAGGGCAGCTGTCCCTATATACATAGACACCGAGTTTGGAGAAGGCATTATGCCTTACTTAGCTGATGCCCTGCAGGAAGTTGAAACTCACATCCCTTATCGGAGCGTCATTCGTGCCTCTGCCACTGATGATGAGCTTGTAGCGGAGCTTTACAAGTTGATGACGATGCAAACCAGAGTTTTTATTGTGCATATGCCACCAACTCTTGGCATTCGTCTTTTCAACAAAGCCAGAGAGGTCGGAATGATGAGCGAAGGTTATGTCTGGATTATAACTACTGGTATAACTAACCATTTCAGCTTGGTGCATCCTTCTACCCATAGTTCAATGCAAGGGGTCCTAGGAATAAAAGTCCATGTTCCGAAAAGAAAGAAACTTGAAAAGTTTATTCTTCGCTGGAAAAGGAAGTTTCCAAGACATAGTCCTGTAGATTTGAGGGTATTTGGGTTGTGGGCATATGATGCTGCCAGAGCTCTGGCTATAGCTACCGAAGAAATTGTAGCTAGAGAAATGAATACAAACAACCTGATTGACTCACAGGACTTGAAGGTAACTAGTCTCGTCTCTGAAATTGGTAAGCATCTTCCTCGAGCATTATCAAGGGCTAGATTTGATGGCCTTAGTGGGGTTTTTGATATTGTTAATGGTGAGTTACAGTCATCATATTTTCAGATAGTGAATTTGATGGGTAACAAGGGGAGAGGAGTTGGATTTTGGACACCAAGGTTGGGGATTACCAAGAAACTGAATGCCCCTATTTCAGAACAACACGATTCTACAAAGGTCAATATTAAAGCCATTGTATGGCCGGGAAATGTTACCTCCATTCCAAAGGGTTGGGTAATACCAACAAATGGCAAGAAGCTCAGAATTGGCGTTCCGGTAAGGAGTGGTTCTAATGCCTTCGTAAATGTGATAAAAGATCCTCGTACTGGCATGACCACATTTACTGGCTACTCTATTGATGTCTTTGATTCTGTGATGGCAATGCTGCCCTACAATGTTCCTTACCAGTATGTTCCCTTTGCTTTTCCCAATGGTAGTAGTGCTGGTTCGTACGATGACTTGGTCTTTCAGGTTTATCTCGGG AAATTTGATGCTGCAGCAGGAGATATAACGATCAGGGCCAACAGGTCTAAATATGTCGACTTTACACAACCATTCATCGAGTCTGGTATTACCATGGTTGTTCCTGTCAAGGACCGGAGGAAGGGAGCATGGACTTTCTTGAAACCATTGACTTGGGATCTTTGGGTGACGAGTGGTTGTTTCTTCGTTTTTATGGGGTTTGTGATATGGATTCTTGAACATCGAACCAATGAGGAATTTCGAGGCTCTCCTCATCAACAAGTTGGCACCGGCTTCTGGTTCTCGTTCTCAATCATGGTGTTTGCTCATA AGGAGAAAGTGGTGAGCCATCTTGCGAGGTTTGTGGTGATCATCTGGTGCTTTGTGGTCCTGATACTAACCCAAAGTTACACAGCTAGCTTGGCTTCGATGCTAACCATTCAGCAGCTCGAGCCCGCTGTTAGCAGCGTGCGCGAGCTGACTGAGAGACGCGAAAATGTTGGCTATGCAAAGGGCTCGTTCATCCGTCAACTATTAACAATGCAGATGAACTTCAGCGAGTCTCAGCTCAAAGCATACGACACCTTAGATGAACTGGATGATTCTTTCTCGAATGGAGGTATATCTGCTGCTTTTGGTGAAATTCCTTACATGAAGCTTTTTCTGGCTAAACATTGCTCCAAGTATACCATGGTCTCTCCAACTATTAAAACCGACGGATTTGGCTTT GTTTTTCCAATTAGATCTCCTCTGGTGCCCGATGTATCACGATCAATCTTGAACCTGACTGAAGGGGGTAGGATATCCGGGATAGAGAAAACCTGGTTCGGGCAGCAACCGCCTTGTCCTGATGAATCAAGCACAATGGGATTATCAAACAGCCTGAGTCTTCACAGCTTCTGGGGTCTATTCCTGATCGTTGGGATCGCTTCATCCCTCGCTGTTATCATATTTGCATCCATCTTACTCTACCAGAAAAGACGCTTCTTGAAGCATTTGCGCCCGAAAGACTTATGGAGAAGAATTGGCTTGTTATCTAAATGCTTCAAGAACTCAGAGCAGAACAATGTTGAGGTTTCATCCATTAGTGTTCATGGATTGCCACCACTCACCAACTGA
- the LOC116009846 gene encoding glutamate receptor 2.8-like isoform X3 — MREKNSKRCLSLILAIYLLTSYRELTMANGMNPTKIPVKIGLILDKSSWAGMMGLNCVSFALSDFYASHGHYRTRLVLHFRDSKDSVIGAASAASNLIKDVGVQAIIGPQTSMQANFVISLGDDAKVPIVSFSATSPSLSSLRSKFFIRATLNDSSQVKAISSVIQAFGWRAAVPIYIDTEFGEGIMPYLADALQEVETHIPYRSVIRASATDDELVAELYKLMTMQTRVFIVHMPPTLGIRLFNKAREVGMMSEGYVWIITTGITNHFSLVHPSTHSSMQGVLGIKVHVPKRKKLEKFILRWKRKFPRHSPVDLRVFGLWAYDAARALAIATEEIVAREMNTNNLIDSQDLKIVNLMGNKGRGVGFWTPRLGITKKLNAPISEQHDSTKVNIKAIVWPGNVTSIPKGWVIPTNGKKLRIGVPVRSGSNAFVNVIKDPRTGMTTFTGYSIDVFDSVMAMLPYNVPYQYVPFAFPNGSSAGSYDDLVFQVYLGKFDAAAGDITIRANRSKYVDFTQPFIESGITMVVPVKDRRKGAWTFLKPLTWDLWVTSGCFFVFMGFVIWILEHRTNEEFRGSPHQQVGTGFWFSFSIMVFAHKEKVVSHLARFVVIIWCFVVLILTQSYTASLASMLTIQQLEPAVSSVRELTERRENVGYAKGSFIRQLLTMQMNFSESQLKAYDTLDELDDSFSNGGISAAFGEIPYMKLFLAKHCSKYTMVSPTIKTDGFGFVFPIRSPLVPDVSRSILNLTEGGRISGIEKTWFGQQPPCPDESSTMGLSNSLSLHSFWGLFLIVGIASSLAVIIFASILLYQKRRFLKHLRPKDLWRRIGLLSKCFKNSEQNNVEVSSISVHGLPPLTN, encoded by the exons atgagagaaaaaaacaGCAAGAGATGCCTATCCCTGATTTTGGCTATTTATCTTCTAACATCATACAGAGAATTGACCATGGCAAATGGCATGAACCCCACAAAAATCCCTGTTAAAATAGGCTTGATTCTTGACAAGAGCTCGTGGGCTGGGATGATGGGGCTTAACTGTGTGTCTTTTGCCCTGTCAGATTTTTATGCTTCCCATGGTCACTACAGGACTAGGCTGGTTCTGCATTTCAGGGATTCCAAAGATAGTGTTATTGGGGCAGCTTCAGCAG CTTCAAACTTGATAAAAGATGTGGGAGTGCAAGCCATCATTGGTCCACAGACATCAATGCAGGCTAATTTTGTAATTAGTCTTGGAGATGATGCTAAAGTGCCCATTGTTTCATTCTCTGCTACAAGCCCCTCCCTTTCCTCACTCAGGAGTAAATTTTTCATCCGGGCCACCTTGAATGACTCATCTCAAGTAAAAGCCATAAGTTCAGTCATTCAAGCTTTTGGCTGGAGGGCAGCTGTCCCTATATACATAGACACCGAGTTTGGAGAAGGCATTATGCCTTACTTAGCTGATGCCCTGCAGGAAGTTGAAACTCACATCCCTTATCGGAGCGTCATTCGTGCCTCTGCCACTGATGATGAGCTTGTAGCGGAGCTTTACAAGTTGATGACGATGCAAACCAGAGTTTTTATTGTGCATATGCCACCAACTCTTGGCATTCGTCTTTTCAACAAAGCCAGAGAGGTCGGAATGATGAGCGAAGGTTATGTCTGGATTATAACTACTGGTATAACTAACCATTTCAGCTTGGTGCATCCTTCTACCCATAGTTCAATGCAAGGGGTCCTAGGAATAAAAGTCCATGTTCCGAAAAGAAAGAAACTTGAAAAGTTTATTCTTCGCTGGAAAAGGAAGTTTCCAAGACATAGTCCTGTAGATTTGAGGGTATTTGGGTTGTGGGCATATGATGCTGCCAGAGCTCTGGCTATAGCTACCGAAGAAATTGTAGCTAGAGAAATGAATACAAACAACCTGATTGACTCACAGGACTTGAAG ATAGTGAATTTGATGGGTAACAAGGGGAGAGGAGTTGGATTTTGGACACCAAGGTTGGGGATTACCAAGAAACTGAATGCCCCTATTTCAGAACAACACGATTCTACAAAGGTCAATATTAAAGCCATTGTATGGCCGGGAAATGTTACCTCCATTCCAAAGGGTTGGGTAATACCAACAAATGGCAAGAAGCTCAGAATTGGCGTTCCGGTAAGGAGTGGTTCTAATGCCTTCGTAAATGTGATAAAAGATCCTCGTACTGGCATGACCACATTTACTGGCTACTCTATTGATGTCTTTGATTCTGTGATGGCAATGCTGCCCTACAATGTTCCTTACCAGTATGTTCCCTTTGCTTTTCCCAATGGTAGTAGTGCTGGTTCGTACGATGACTTGGTCTTTCAGGTTTATCTCGGG AAATTTGATGCTGCAGCAGGAGATATAACGATCAGGGCCAACAGGTCTAAATATGTCGACTTTACACAACCATTCATCGAGTCTGGTATTACCATGGTTGTTCCTGTCAAGGACCGGAGGAAGGGAGCATGGACTTTCTTGAAACCATTGACTTGGGATCTTTGGGTGACGAGTGGTTGTTTCTTCGTTTTTATGGGGTTTGTGATATGGATTCTTGAACATCGAACCAATGAGGAATTTCGAGGCTCTCCTCATCAACAAGTTGGCACCGGCTTCTGGTTCTCGTTCTCAATCATGGTGTTTGCTCATA AGGAGAAAGTGGTGAGCCATCTTGCGAGGTTTGTGGTGATCATCTGGTGCTTTGTGGTCCTGATACTAACCCAAAGTTACACAGCTAGCTTGGCTTCGATGCTAACCATTCAGCAGCTCGAGCCCGCTGTTAGCAGCGTGCGCGAGCTGACTGAGAGACGCGAAAATGTTGGCTATGCAAAGGGCTCGTTCATCCGTCAACTATTAACAATGCAGATGAACTTCAGCGAGTCTCAGCTCAAAGCATACGACACCTTAGATGAACTGGATGATTCTTTCTCGAATGGAGGTATATCTGCTGCTTTTGGTGAAATTCCTTACATGAAGCTTTTTCTGGCTAAACATTGCTCCAAGTATACCATGGTCTCTCCAACTATTAAAACCGACGGATTTGGCTTT GTTTTTCCAATTAGATCTCCTCTGGTGCCCGATGTATCACGATCAATCTTGAACCTGACTGAAGGGGGTAGGATATCCGGGATAGAGAAAACCTGGTTCGGGCAGCAACCGCCTTGTCCTGATGAATCAAGCACAATGGGATTATCAAACAGCCTGAGTCTTCACAGCTTCTGGGGTCTATTCCTGATCGTTGGGATCGCTTCATCCCTCGCTGTTATCATATTTGCATCCATCTTACTCTACCAGAAAAGACGCTTCTTGAAGCATTTGCGCCCGAAAGACTTATGGAGAAGAATTGGCTTGTTATCTAAATGCTTCAAGAACTCAGAGCAGAACAATGTTGAGGTTTCATCCATTAGTGTTCATGGATTGCCACCACTCACCAACTGA
- the LOC116009847 gene encoding uncharacterized protein LOC116009847, translating to MENPGKKVLLTSNADDVCNNIAFHLAQRGCQLVLAGNERKLKGVAEMIRQSLDDSVVVEVVGLDMEDEREIAFDEAVDKAWKILGYLDALVHCYSYEGKMQDPLELAEDEFQKIVKINFMAAWYLLKSVGKRVRDRKSGGSIVFLSSIIGAERGLYPGAAAYGSCLAGVQHLVKSSAMEMGKHQIRVNAIARGLHLHDEYPLSVGKERAEKLVKDAAPLNRWLDVKKDLASSVIYLISDDSRYMTGTTVIVDGAQSLVRPRLKSYM from the exons ATGGAAAATCCTGGAAAGAAGGTGTTGCTTACCTCTAATGCTGATGATGTCTGCAACAATATTGCCTTCCATTTAGCTCAGCGTGGTTGCCA ATTGGTTTTGGCGGGTAATGAAAGAAAGCTGAAGGGAGTTGCTGAAATGATAAGGCAATCTCTAGACGACAGTGTTGTGGTGGAGGTGGTTGGCTTGGATATGGAGGATGAGAGAGAGATAGCTTTTGATGAAGCAGTGGACAAGGCTTGGAAAATTTTGGGCTATTTGGATGCTTTAGTGCACTGCTATTCTTATGAAG GGAAGATGCAAGATCCTCTTGAATTAGCCGAAGATGAGTTCCAAAAGATAGTTAAAATTAATTTCATGGCTGCTTGGTATTTGTTGAAATCTGTGGGTAAACGAGTACGGGATAGAAAATCTGGAGGATCTATTGTATTTTTATCGTCAATCATAGGTGCTGAGAGAGGATTATATCCAGGAGCTGCTGCATATGGTTCGTGTTTGGCTGGAGTGCAGCATCTAGTCAAG TCATCTGCAATGGAGATGGGGAAGCACCAAATAAGGGTAAATGCAATTGCTCGTGGCTTGCATCTCCATGATGAGTATCCTCTATCCGTGGGAAAGGAGAGGGCAGAGAAGTTGGTCAAGGATGCTGCGCCTCTAAACCGATGGCTTGATGTCAAAAAAGATCTAGCTTCAAGTGTCATCTATCTGATCAGTGATGACTCTCGCTACATGACAGGAACCACCGTCATTGTTGATGGTGCCCAGTCTTTAGTAAGGCCTCGTTTGAAATCGTATATGTGA
- the LOC116010085 gene encoding uncharacterized protein LOC116010085: MGGSSIVLLQERFRQLQRAREQREMRELKLFFDPPPHQLMAPDLQQKMGFSSEAVDQEALSLGLTLCNNKPESRAFNEQHQPPLWSANPNRTTLNTLHKIENYDVDTSLHL; the protein is encoded by the coding sequence ATGGGGGGTTCTTCAATCGTTCTCTTGCAAGAAAGATTCAGGCAATTGCAGAGGGCGAGAGAGCAAAGAGAGATGAGGGAGCTGAAGCTTTTCTTCGACCCTCCTCCTCATCAACTCATGGCCCCGGACTTGCAACAAAAGATGGGTTTTTCTTCAGAGGCAGTTGATCAAGAAGCACTCTCACTCGGGCTCACCTTGTGCAACAACAAGCCAGAATCTCGAGCTTTCAATGAACAACATCAACCACCCCTATGGTCAGCCAACCCCAACAGAACCACCCTGAACACACTACATAAGATTGAAAACTATGATGTTGATACTTCTCTGCATCTTTAG
- the LOC116006886 gene encoding uncharacterized protein LOC116006886, with amino-acid sequence MFEHITANEIAGYGVGALLLCSTIYAPKIDSLVAASQRSSLGMCKRCGDLKLIACRKCKGSGFIKQGGGPFNLIFANDDPNSQLVGSKSRITHSSCSNCKARGHFLCPDCPKLPQS; translated from the exons ATGTTCGAGCACATAACAGCAAACGAAATTGCAGGCTATGGAGTAGGTGCTTTGCTACTCTGCTCCACCATTTATGCCCCAAAGATTGACTCTTTGGTAGCTGCTTCTCAGCGCAG CTCATTGGGCATGTGCAAGAGATGCGGCGATCTGAAGCTGATAGCTTGTAGGAAATGTAAGGGGTCTGGGTTTATTAAACAAGGGGGAGGACCATTCAATCTCATCTTTGCTAATGATGATCCTAATTCCCAATTAGTTGGCTCAAAATCAAGAATAACACACTCTTCTTGCTCCAACTGTAAAGCTAGAGGCCATTTTCTGTGCCCAGACTGCCCAAAGCTGCCCCAATCTTGA